A window of Streptomyces gilvosporeus contains these coding sequences:
- a CDS encoding M23 family metallopeptidase codes for MLCAFALVVSAAVGISAPYAPKARAAVIRWHPVGDHPVVAGGPRVMSGRPPGRRLADVSLEVIRLGEASRRASRSYEARRRAELAERAESGRLHRERDRARRLAATLRRRAGAIADAQYRTGSLVAYTLHEAAAEDHKPLVSVYEETTRRERALAARLGALRRAGRELADGSALASARAAAFAADRERLGQARARADRGLDSARDRLRRLASQVSRSGSCGTLPSAVTTAARAAAPVAAPSDPWTRPVENYALSSPFGGSGAHWASGHTGQDFAVPVGTPVRAVGAGRIESLTCGDGFGISMVVRHRDGLYTQYAHLSAVLAGPGRRVAPGERIALSGDTGNSTGPHLHFEVRHTPSLGSGVDPVPWLREHGVTV; via the coding sequence ATGCTGTGCGCATTCGCCCTGGTGGTGTCGGCTGCGGTGGGAATCTCCGCGCCGTACGCCCCGAAGGCGAGGGCGGCCGTCATCCGGTGGCACCCCGTCGGCGACCATCCCGTCGTGGCCGGCGGACCGCGTGTGATGTCGGGCCGTCCGCCCGGGCGACGGCTGGCCGACGTGAGCCTGGAGGTGATCCGGCTGGGCGAGGCGTCCCGCCGGGCGAGCCGGTCGTACGAGGCCAGGCGGCGCGCGGAGCTGGCGGAGCGGGCCGAGAGCGGCCGGCTGCACCGGGAGCGGGACCGGGCCCGGCGGCTGGCCGCGACGCTGCGCCGACGGGCGGGAGCGATCGCCGACGCGCAGTACCGTACCGGCAGCCTGGTGGCGTACACCCTGCACGAGGCGGCCGCCGAGGACCACAAACCGCTGGTCAGCGTGTACGAGGAGACGACGCGGCGGGAGCGGGCGCTGGCGGCCCGGTTGGGTGCGCTACGGCGTGCGGGGCGCGAGCTGGCGGACGGCAGTGCGCTCGCAAGTGCCCGTGCGGCCGCGTTCGCCGCCGATCGCGAGCGGCTCGGCCAGGCGCGGGCACGAGCCGACCGGGGCCTGGATTCGGCCCGTGACAGGCTGCGGCGGCTGGCCTCGCAGGTGTCCCGGAGCGGCAGCTGCGGCACGCTGCCGAGCGCGGTGACCACCGCGGCCAGGGCAGCCGCCCCGGTGGCAGCCCCGAGCGACCCCTGGACGCGCCCGGTGGAGAACTACGCGCTGTCCTCTCCCTTCGGCGGCTCGGGCGCCCACTGGGCCTCCGGCCATACGGGCCAGGATTTCGCGGTGCCGGTGGGCACGCCCGTACGCGCCGTGGGCGCAGGCCGTATCGAGAGCCTGACCTGCGGCGACGGCTTCGGGATCAGCATGGTCGTACGCCATCGCGACGGCCTGTACACCCAGTACGCGCATCTGTCGGCGGTGCTGGCCGGGCCCGGACGTCGGGTCGCCCCCGGGGAACGGATCGCGTTGTCCGGTGACACCGGAAACTCCACCGGTCCGCATCTGCACTTCGAGGTGCGGCATACGCCCTCTCTGGGGTCGGGCGTCGACCCGGTGCCCTGGCTGCGCGAGCACGGGGTCACGGTGTGA
- the pspAB gene encoding PspA-associated protein PspAB: protein MGFLDALLGRSKPVRPDLDQLFALPSAAVTLEAAAGLRPTGLGSVCFASVEGGAFSRIQDEARGLLGGSVEFSQDAYGYTWLLARHPEQDVAGLVNDLHAVNTSLEEAGFGPQLLCSLIGFRDGKDRSLALVYLYKRGTFYPFAPQPGGGEKRDNPLELQVRAMLGDDLTIEKDLARWFPVWGAPGL from the coding sequence ATGGGATTTCTGGACGCCCTTCTGGGCCGCAGCAAGCCGGTACGCCCCGATCTCGATCAGCTCTTCGCGCTGCCGTCCGCCGCCGTCACCCTGGAGGCCGCGGCGGGCTTGCGACCGACCGGCCTGGGTTCGGTGTGCTTCGCGAGCGTGGAGGGCGGGGCGTTCTCCCGGATCCAGGACGAGGCGCGGGGGCTGCTGGGCGGCTCGGTGGAGTTCTCCCAGGACGCGTACGGCTACACCTGGCTGCTGGCGCGGCACCCGGAGCAGGACGTGGCGGGATTGGTCAATGACCTGCACGCGGTCAATACGTCGCTGGAAGAGGCGGGGTTCGGCCCCCAGTTGCTGTGCTCGCTGATCGGATTCCGCGACGGGAAGGACCGCTCGCTGGCGCTCGTCTACCTCTACAAACGTGGCACGTTCTATCCGTTCGCACCGCAGCCCGGCGGTGGTGAGAAGCGGGACAACCCGCTGGAGCTTCAGGTGCGGGCGATGCTCGGGGACGATCTGACGATCGAGAAGGACCTGGCGCGGTGGTTCCCGGTATGGGGTGCACCCGGGCTGTGA
- a CDS encoding GAF domain-containing protein — protein MDAATEVTRSLQGLSSELTSRIPRLLEAMRTVGAGLDLHVTLDRIAQTAAELADARYAAIGIIDETREGLSDFVTYGVTAQQHQRIGALPDGHKGLLGALIHDPKPLRLADLGQDPRSAGFPPGHPPMRTFLGVPIQVQGEIFGNLYLTEKRGGGQFSEEDLHMVRVLAAEAGIAIGNARMHAATRQRERWIDGSVAVTTELLAGSDVDDALAVVAEQAQRLAESAAGIVLLPDGEGGLEIVAVSADDPTGIMGTHIPPDSPVAEQLLAGEPVFVDDSATDPRMVTAIAPRFGPSMMLPLKSGGRVLGTLTIPRNRGARPYTAAERTLATQFAAQAALALVLADAQRDRERLAVLEDRDRIARDLHDLVIQRLFATGMMLESAYRKSTVPEVAQGVGKAVDELDVTIQEIRTAIFALQQSPAEAPSGLRTRVLREIGTAAVPLGFQPSANFIGPVDSRVGELTGKNLIAALREALSNAFRHAQASRIEVVVDATITLPDGSEGVRLTVTDDGIGIPPGGRRSGLKNLARRAESLGGSSTYGPGLGEGGSGTKVTWEAPL, from the coding sequence ATGGACGCGGCCACCGAGGTCACCCGCAGTCTCCAGGGACTGTCGTCCGAGCTGACCTCCCGGATCCCGCGGCTGCTGGAGGCGATGCGGACGGTCGGCGCCGGGCTTGATCTGCACGTCACCCTCGACCGGATCGCGCAGACGGCCGCCGAACTCGCCGACGCCCGCTACGCCGCGATCGGGATCATCGACGAGACCCGCGAGGGGCTGTCTGACTTTGTCACCTACGGCGTGACCGCTCAGCAGCACCAGCGGATCGGCGCCCTGCCCGACGGCCACAAGGGCCTGCTCGGTGCGCTGATCCACGACCCCAAGCCGCTGCGCCTGGCCGATCTCGGCCAGGATCCGCGCTCGGCCGGATTCCCGCCGGGGCATCCGCCGATGCGGACGTTCCTGGGGGTGCCGATCCAGGTGCAGGGCGAGATCTTCGGCAACCTCTATCTCACGGAGAAGCGCGGCGGCGGCCAGTTCAGCGAGGAGGACCTGCACATGGTCCGGGTGCTCGCCGCCGAGGCCGGGATCGCCATCGGCAACGCCCGGATGCATGCGGCGACCCGGCAGCGCGAACGCTGGATCGACGGTTCGGTCGCCGTGACCACCGAACTCCTGGCGGGCAGCGATGTCGACGACGCCCTCGCGGTGGTCGCCGAACAGGCGCAGCGGCTGGCGGAGTCGGCGGCCGGCATCGTGCTGCTGCCCGATGGCGAGGGCGGGCTGGAGATCGTCGCGGTGTCCGCGGACGACCCCACCGGCATCATGGGCACGCATATCCCGCCCGACAGCCCGGTGGCGGAACAACTCCTCGCCGGGGAACCGGTGTTCGTGGACGATTCGGCCACCGATCCGCGGATGGTGACGGCCATCGCGCCGCGCTTCGGCCCGAGCATGATGCTGCCGCTCAAGAGCGGGGGGCGGGTACTGGGCACGCTCACCATTCCGCGCAACCGCGGCGCCCGCCCGTACACCGCCGCCGAGCGGACGCTGGCCACCCAGTTCGCGGCGCAGGCCGCACTGGCGCTGGTGCTGGCCGATGCGCAGCGCGACCGCGAGCGGCTGGCGGTCCTCGAAGACCGCGACCGGATCGCCCGTGACCTGCACGATCTGGTCATCCAGCGGCTGTTCGCGACCGGAATGATGCTGGAGAGCGCATACCGCAAGTCGACGGTGCCGGAGGTGGCACAGGGCGTCGGCAAGGCGGTCGACGAGCTGGATGTGACCATCCAGGAGATCCGGACCGCGATCTTCGCGCTCCAGCAGAGCCCGGCCGAGGCGCCGTCCGGGCTGCGCACCAGGGTGCTGCGGGAGATCGGCACCGCCGCCGTACCGCTCGGCTTCCAGCCGTCGGCGAACTTCATCGGCCCGGTCGACTCCCGGGTGGGCGAGCTGACCGGCAAGAATCTCATCGCCGCACTGCGCGAGGCGCTCTCCAACGCCTTCCGGCACGCCCAGGCATCCCGGATCGAGGTCGTCGTCGACGCCACGATCACCTTGCCGGACGGGTCCGAAGGGGTCCGGCTGACGGTCACCGACGACGGCATCGGCATCCCGCCGGGCGGCCGCCGCAGCGGTCTGAAGAACCTTGCCCGGCGTGCGGAATCGCTCGGCGGGTCCAGTACGTACGGCCCCGGGCTGGGCGAGGGCGGCAGCGGCACGAAGGTGACGTGGGAGGCGCCGCTGTAG
- a CDS encoding RNA 2'-phosphotransferase, with protein sequence MNPQRSVRISKYLAKHLRHEPERIGITLDAQGWVPVPELIEAAARHGFRFSRAELDTVVADNDKQRYTIEDGRIRANQGHSIRVDLDLPPAEPPAHLFHGTVARSVAAIRHEGLRPMSRHAVHLSPDRETATRVGARRGKAVVLTVDAGAMHKAGHVFQVSANGVWLTARVPPEFLRFPD encoded by the coding sequence ATGAACCCCCAGCGCTCCGTGCGCATTTCCAAATATCTGGCGAAACATCTGCGGCATGAGCCGGAACGGATCGGCATCACGCTCGACGCCCAGGGCTGGGTGCCGGTACCGGAACTGATCGAGGCGGCCGCGCGGCACGGATTCCGCTTCTCCCGAGCCGAGTTGGACACCGTCGTCGCGGACAACGACAAGCAGCGCTACACCATCGAGGACGGCCGCATCCGCGCCAACCAGGGCCATTCGATCCGTGTCGACCTCGATCTGCCGCCGGCCGAACCGCCCGCGCATCTCTTCCACGGCACGGTCGCCCGCAGCGTTGCCGCGATCCGGCATGAGGGCTTGCGGCCGATGTCCCGGCATGCCGTCCATCTCTCGCCGGACCGCGAAACCGCGACCCGGGTCGGCGCCCGACGCGGCAAGGCCGTGGTCCTGACCGTTGACGCGGGCGCGATGCACAAGGCCGGCCATGTCTTCCAGGTCAGCGCCAACGGGGTCTGGCTCACCGCTCGGGTACCGCCGGAGTTCCTTCGCTTCCCGGACTGA
- the cydD gene encoding thiol reductant ABC exporter subunit CydD: MKPIDPRLLRHARATRLFLVAVVALGLAGAGLVIGQAMLIAEIVVGAFQHDRGLGALTIPIALLAAVSAGRGLVSWLTELAAHRASAAVKSELRMRLLERAARLGPGARLRRTETDGWATGAGGREADDPGTAVAGTLEMRTGELATLATRGIDALDDYFARYLPQLGLAVVVPVAVLARIVLGDWISAATIVVTLPLIPLFMTLIGWATQARMDRQWRLLARLSGHFLDVVEGLPTLKIFGRAKAQAASIRAITSEYRRATLRTLRIAFLSSFALELLATISVALVAVGIGMRLVHGELDLYTGLMVLVLAPEAYLPLRQVGAQYHAAAEGLSAAEEIFAVLETPLPASGTAPAPEGTALAVENLVVRHPGRGADSLPATSFEVRPGETVALVGPSGAGKSTLLSVLLGFTAPAEGRALADGRDIASLSPESWRRRIAWVPQHPHLFAGTIAENVRLARPDADDAAVRAALRDAGALDFVDALPHGTATPLGEGGAGLSAGQRQRLALARAFLADRPILLLDEPTANLDGETEEAVVAAVRRLAVGRTVLMVVHRPALLAVADRVVRLADPAVPSGSAPNVSRETPAGLAPRSAAPTTSAIDRAVEATPASAPALTRLRRMARARRSRFALALLLGSLALGSAVGLMATSGWLISRAAQQPPVLYLMVAVTATRAFGIGRAVFRYAERLVAHDAVFRMLADVRVAVFRRLERLAPAGLKERRRGDLLSRLVADVDAVQDHFLRWLLPVGAAVLVGAGTVGFTGWLLPEAGAVLAAGLLLAGAGAPLVSAALARRAERQLAPARGVLSTRVVDLLTGTAELTVAGALTARTDAARRADRDLTRIASRSATAAGIGAGLSALLCGLTVAAAAVVGVQAVHQGRLHGVALAVVVLTPLAAFEAVAGLPLAVQYRQRTRRAAERVFEVLDAPAPVCEPATPAAAPEAPFPLVVSELTARHSGQTAPALDGVSFTLAAGRRVAVVGPSGSGKTTLAQVLLRFLDREAGAYTLGGTDAQAMDGDAVRRLVGLCAQDAHLFDSSLRENLKLARRGGPDAADDGDRDLWDALGRARLADWVRGLPDGLDTMVGEHGARLSGGQRQRLALARALLADSPVLVLDEPAEHLDLATADALTADLLAATEGRTTVLITHRLTGLDAVDEVLVLDRGRVVQRGGYAQLAAADGPFRRMLERERAADAALPVGALPVEMAR, translated from the coding sequence GTGAAACCGATCGACCCGCGCCTGCTTCGCCACGCCCGCGCCACCCGGCTGTTCCTTGTCGCGGTGGTGGCCCTCGGGCTGGCCGGAGCGGGGCTGGTCATCGGCCAGGCGATGCTGATCGCCGAGATCGTGGTCGGCGCCTTCCAGCACGACCGCGGTCTCGGCGCCCTGACCATCCCCATCGCGCTGCTCGCGGCGGTCTCGGCCGGCCGCGGGCTGGTGTCCTGGCTCACCGAACTGGCAGCGCACCGTGCAAGCGCCGCGGTCAAGTCCGAGCTGCGGATGCGGCTGCTCGAACGGGCGGCGCGGCTGGGGCCCGGCGCCAGGCTTCGCCGCACGGAGACCGACGGGTGGGCCACGGGCGCGGGAGGCCGGGAGGCCGACGACCCGGGCACGGCAGTGGCGGGCACGCTGGAGATGCGTACCGGCGAGCTGGCCACCCTGGCTACCCGCGGTATCGACGCCCTCGACGATTACTTCGCGCGTTATCTGCCGCAGCTGGGCCTGGCGGTCGTCGTCCCCGTCGCCGTACTCGCCCGGATCGTCCTGGGCGACTGGATCTCGGCCGCGACGATCGTCGTCACCCTCCCGCTGATCCCGCTGTTCATGACCCTCATCGGCTGGGCCACACAGGCACGGATGGACCGCCAGTGGCGGCTGCTCGCCCGGCTCTCCGGGCACTTCCTCGACGTCGTCGAGGGGTTGCCCACCCTCAAGATCTTCGGCCGGGCCAAGGCCCAGGCCGCCTCCATCCGCGCCATCACCAGCGAGTACCGCCGCGCGACGCTGCGCACCCTGCGGATCGCCTTCCTCTCCTCCTTCGCCCTCGAACTCCTCGCCACCATCTCGGTCGCCCTGGTCGCGGTCGGTATCGGCATGCGCCTGGTGCACGGTGAACTCGACCTCTACACCGGGCTGATGGTGCTGGTCCTGGCGCCCGAGGCGTATCTGCCGCTGCGGCAGGTGGGCGCGCAGTACCACGCCGCGGCCGAGGGCCTGTCCGCCGCCGAGGAGATCTTCGCCGTACTGGAGACACCGTTGCCGGCGTCCGGCACCGCACCGGCGCCCGAGGGCACCGCGCTGGCCGTCGAAAACCTGGTCGTCCGCCACCCCGGCCGTGGCGCCGACTCGCTTCCCGCGACCTCGTTCGAGGTCCGGCCCGGTGAGACCGTCGCCCTGGTCGGCCCCTCCGGCGCGGGAAAGTCCACGCTGCTGAGCGTCCTCCTCGGCTTCACCGCACCGGCCGAGGGCCGCGCCCTGGCCGACGGCCGGGACATCGCCTCCCTCTCCCCCGAAAGCTGGCGGCGGCGGATCGCCTGGGTGCCGCAGCATCCGCACCTGTTCGCCGGGACCATCGCCGAGAACGTACGGCTGGCACGGCCGGACGCGGATGATGCGGCCGTACGGGCCGCCCTGCGCGATGCCGGGGCACTGGACTTCGTCGACGCCCTTCCGCACGGTACGGCCACGCCCCTCGGCGAAGGGGGCGCCGGGCTCTCCGCCGGCCAGCGCCAGCGCCTCGCGCTCGCCCGCGCTTTCCTCGCCGACCGCCCGATCCTGCTGCTGGACGAGCCGACCGCGAACCTCGACGGCGAGACCGAAGAGGCCGTCGTGGCCGCCGTCCGCCGCCTCGCGGTCGGCCGTACGGTGCTGATGGTCGTCCACCGGCCGGCACTGCTCGCGGTGGCGGACCGGGTGGTGCGGCTGGCGGATCCGGCCGTGCCCTCGGGCTCGGCGCCGAATGTTTCACGTGAAACACCGGCCGGGCTCGCTCCGCGGTCCGCTGCCCCCACAACCTCCGCCATTGACAGGGCCGTTGAGGCCACTCCGGCCTCGGCCCCCGCACTGACCCGGCTGCGCCGTATGGCCCGGGCCCGCAGGTCGCGCTTTGCGCTGGCTCTGCTGCTCGGCAGCCTCGCGCTGGGCAGCGCGGTCGGCCTGATGGCGACGTCCGGCTGGCTGATCTCGCGCGCCGCGCAGCAGCCCCCGGTGCTGTATCTGATGGTGGCGGTCACCGCGACCCGGGCGTTCGGCATCGGACGGGCCGTCTTCCGCTACGCCGAGCGGCTGGTCGCCCATGACGCGGTCTTCCGGATGCTCGCCGATGTGCGCGTAGCGGTCTTCCGTCGGCTGGAGCGGCTGGCGCCCGCCGGTCTCAAGGAGCGCCGCCGCGGCGATCTGCTCTCCCGGCTCGTCGCCGATGTCGACGCCGTACAGGACCACTTCCTGCGCTGGCTGCTGCCCGTCGGCGCCGCGGTGCTGGTCGGTGCGGGCACCGTCGGCTTCACCGGCTGGCTGCTGCCGGAGGCGGGTGCGGTACTCGCCGCCGGGCTGCTGCTCGCAGGGGCGGGGGCGCCGCTGGTGTCGGCCGCGCTCGCCCGGCGGGCGGAGCGTCAGCTGGCACCCGCCCGGGGTGTCCTGTCCACCCGCGTCGTCGATCTGCTCACCGGAACGGCCGAGTTGACCGTGGCCGGCGCGCTGACGGCCCGTACGGACGCGGCCCGGCGCGCGGACCGGGACCTGACCCGGATCGCATCCCGCTCGGCCACCGCGGCCGGCATCGGCGCCGGGCTCTCGGCGCTGCTGTGCGGGCTGACCGTTGCCGCGGCCGCCGTGGTCGGCGTACAGGCCGTGCACCAGGGCCGGCTGCACGGGGTCGCGCTGGCGGTTGTCGTCCTCACTCCGCTGGCCGCGTTCGAGGCGGTGGCCGGGCTGCCGCTCGCCGTGCAGTACCGCCAGCGCACCCGGCGCGCGGCCGAGCGGGTCTTCGAGGTGCTGGACGCCCCGGCGCCGGTGTGCGAACCGGCCACGCCCGCGGCCGCTCCCGAGGCGCCGTTCCCCCTGGTCGTGAGCGAGCTGACCGCGCGCCACTCCGGGCAGACCGCCCCCGCGCTGGACGGCGTCTCCTTCACCCTGGCGGCCGGCCGGCGGGTGGCGGTGGTCGGTCCGTCCGGCTCCGGCAAGACCACGCTGGCGCAGGTACTGCTGCGTTTCCTGGACCGGGAGGCCGGGGCGTACACCCTGGGCGGGACGGACGCCCAGGCCATGGACGGTGATGCGGTGCGGCGGCTGGTGGGGCTGTGCGCCCAGGACGCGCACCTCTTCGACAGCTCGCTTCGGGAGAACCTCAAACTCGCGCGACGGGGCGGCCCCGATGCGGCCGACGACGGCGACCGCGACCTGTGGGACGCACTCGGCCGGGCGCGGCTGGCGGACTGGGTGCGCGGCCTGCCCGACGGCCTGGACACCATGGTCGGCGAGCACGGCGCCCGGCTGTCCGGCGGCCAGCGGCAGCGGCTGGCCCTGGCCCGCGCGCTGCTCGCGGACTCCCCGGTGCTCGTCCTGGACGAGCCCGCCGAGCATCTCGACCTGGCCACCGCCGATGCGCTGACCGCCGATCTGCTGGCCGCGACCGAGGGCCGTACGACGGTCCTGATCACCCACCGGCTCACCGGCCTCGACGCGGTCGACGAGGTGCTGGTCCTCGACCGCGGCCGGGTCGTCCAGCGCGGCGGATATGCACAGCTGGCGGCGGCCGACGGCCCGTTCCGCAGGATGCTGGAACGCGAGCGGGCGGCCGATGCGGCGCTTCCGGTGGGGGCGCTTCCGGTGGAAATGGCCCGGTAA
- a CDS encoding PadR family transcriptional regulator — MSLRHAVLGLLAEAPASGYDLMKLFNASLANVWPATQSQVYGELTKLTAAGMAEVAAEGPRGRKEYAITDAGLDELRRWIIEVEPSGPPRSDGLLRVFFLGVLTPLEARTYLLSRAESASRTHSALEQLDKNLPWDDDMISVYGRLALEYGLRQSAMQADWARWAAEEIGHARAQAASERVRKGREDAEESEESGASGADSA, encoded by the coding sequence ATGAGCCTGAGACACGCCGTGCTGGGCCTGCTGGCGGAGGCCCCCGCCAGCGGCTACGACCTGATGAAGCTGTTCAACGCCTCGCTCGCGAACGTCTGGCCCGCCACGCAGAGCCAGGTCTACGGGGAGCTGACCAAACTCACGGCAGCGGGCATGGCCGAGGTCGCCGCCGAAGGCCCCCGCGGCCGCAAGGAATACGCGATCACCGACGCCGGGCTGGACGAACTGCGGCGCTGGATCATCGAGGTCGAGCCCAGCGGGCCCCCGCGCTCCGACGGACTCCTGCGGGTCTTCTTCCTGGGCGTCCTCACGCCGCTCGAGGCCCGTACATACCTGCTGTCCCGGGCCGAGTCCGCCTCCCGTACGCACAGCGCCCTCGAGCAGCTCGACAAGAACCTTCCCTGGGACGACGACATGATCTCGGTCTACGGGCGTCTCGCGCTGGAGTACGGCCTGCGCCAGTCGGCGATGCAGGCGGACTGGGCCCGCTGGGCCGCCGAGGAGATCGGGCATGCCAGGGCACAGGCGGCGAGTGAGCGGGTCAGGAAAGGACGCGAGGATGCCGAGGAGTCGGAGGAGTCAGGGGCGTCAGGGGCGGATAGCGCCTGA
- the htpX gene encoding zinc metalloprotease HtpX — protein sequence MAQTRFAPDRGLTSRMVTTMFFIGLLYVVVVSVLVVLLKGAWAVVLIIAGGLFVAQFWFSDRIAAFSMGAREVTPEEAPELHGAVDRLCALADMPKPRVAIANSDVPNAFATGRNQKNAMVCATTGLLRRLEPEELEGVLAHELSHVAHRDVVVMTIASFLGVLAGIITRAALWSGVGRNNRDQNAAIAVLIVTAVSVVVYAVSFLLTRLLSRYRELSADRAAAILTGRPSALASALTKVTGQMARIPTEDLRKVEPFNAFFFAPAFNQETVSRLLSSHPTLEQRLDQLGRIAAQLGRP from the coding sequence ATGGCACAGACCCGATTCGCCCCCGACCGCGGGCTGACCTCGCGCATGGTCACAACGATGTTCTTCATCGGATTGCTGTACGTCGTGGTCGTCAGCGTGCTCGTGGTGCTGCTCAAGGGCGCCTGGGCGGTGGTGTTGATCATCGCCGGGGGTCTGTTCGTCGCGCAGTTCTGGTTCAGCGACCGGATCGCGGCGTTCAGCATGGGCGCCCGCGAGGTCACACCGGAGGAGGCCCCCGAGCTGCACGGTGCCGTCGACCGGCTGTGTGCGCTGGCCGATATGCCCAAGCCGCGGGTCGCCATCGCGAATTCGGATGTGCCCAACGCCTTTGCGACGGGCCGGAATCAGAAGAACGCGATGGTGTGCGCGACGACGGGGCTGCTGCGACGGCTGGAGCCGGAGGAGTTGGAGGGCGTGCTGGCGCATGAGCTCTCGCATGTCGCACACCGCGACGTCGTGGTGATGACCATTGCGTCGTTCCTCGGCGTGCTGGCGGGGATCATCACCAGGGCCGCCCTGTGGAGCGGCGTCGGACGCAACAACCGCGACCAGAACGCCGCCATCGCCGTACTGATCGTCACCGCCGTCAGCGTGGTCGTCTATGCCGTGAGCTTCCTGCTCACCCGGCTGCTGTCCCGCTACCGCGAGCTGTCCGCGGACCGCGCGGCCGCGATACTGACCGGCCGCCCGTCGGCGCTGGCCTCGGCGCTGACCAAGGTCACCGGGCAGATGGCGCGGATCCCGACCGAGGACCTGCGCAAGGTCGAGCCGTTCAACGCCTTCTTCTTCGCGCCGGCGTTCAACCAGGAGACCGTCAGCCGGCTGCTGTCCTCGCACCCGACGCTGGAACAGCGGCTCGACCAGCTCGGCCGGATCGCGGCGCAGTTGGGGCGGCCCTGA
- a CDS encoding Cof-type HAD-IIB family hydrolase, producing the protein MTDASATPPEPVVPSRPTRLIATDLDGTLLRDDKTVSDRTIAALAAAEEAGIEVFFVTGRPARWMDVVSDHVHGHGLAICANGAAVVDLHRGRRIVEVSPLEHTVALDVVIALRAAAPGTSFAVERTGSFHHEPGYPPLHLDPTAIVAPAEKLLAEDFAAPSAPEDPGQPVLKLLAHHPDLDPDAFLTLAREAAGDLASFTRSSPTALLEISGPGVSKANTLARCCAERGISPSEVVAFGDMPNDIEMLTWAGTSYAMANAHPDVLAATTRRTASNNDDGVALVIERILHLR; encoded by the coding sequence GTGACTGACGCCTCCGCCACGCCGCCCGAGCCGGTCGTTCCGTCCCGGCCGACCCGGCTGATCGCCACCGACCTCGACGGCACGCTGCTGCGCGACGACAAGACGGTCTCCGACCGCACCATCGCCGCGCTGGCCGCCGCCGAGGAGGCCGGCATCGAGGTCTTCTTCGTCACCGGCCGCCCGGCCCGCTGGATGGACGTCGTCAGCGACCATGTGCACGGCCACGGCCTGGCGATCTGCGCAAACGGCGCGGCCGTCGTCGACCTGCACCGCGGCCGCCGCATCGTCGAGGTCAGCCCCCTGGAACACACCGTCGCGCTGGACGTCGTCATCGCGCTGCGCGCCGCCGCCCCCGGTACGTCCTTCGCCGTCGAGCGCACCGGCAGCTTCCACCACGAGCCGGGCTACCCGCCCCTCCATCTGGACCCGACCGCCATAGTCGCCCCGGCCGAGAAGCTCCTGGCCGAGGACTTCGCGGCGCCCTCCGCCCCGGAGGACCCCGGCCAGCCGGTGCTCAAACTGCTCGCCCACCACCCCGACCTCGACCCGGACGCCTTCCTGACGCTGGCCCGTGAGGCCGCGGGCGATCTCGCGTCCTTCACCCGCTCCAGCCCCACCGCACTCCTGGAGATCAGCGGCCCCGGCGTCAGCAAGGCCAATACCCTCGCCCGCTGCTGTGCGGAGCGCGGGATCTCCCCCTCGGAGGTCGTCGCGTTCGGCGATATGCCCAACGACATAGAGATGCTCACCTGGGCCGGGACGTCCTACGCCATGGCCAACGCCCACCCCGACGTGCTGGCCGCCACCACCCGTCGTACGGCCTCCAACAACGACGACGGCGTCGCGCTCGTCATCGAGCGCATCCTGCACCTCCGCTGA
- a CDS encoding LLM class flavin-dependent oxidoreductase has product MSAPLRLSTVILPVRRWHEGGREQWQRAEELGFHTAYTYDHLSWRSFREQAWFGAIPTLTAAAAATSRLRLGTLVTSPNFRHPVTLAKELITLDDISGGRITLGIGAGGNGFDATALGQEPWTPRERADRFGEFVPLLDRLLTEGAVSHEGTHYSADEARNIPGCAQRPRLPFAVAATGPRGLRLAARHGQAWVTTGDPKISATGTPEDSVEALRGQLEKLEKACSDVGRDSAELDRILLTGFTPDGGRPLESLDAFVDFAGRHRALGFTEIVIHAPIPDSVFAADQKVFERIATEALSQLG; this is encoded by the coding sequence ATGAGCGCTCCCCTCCGACTGAGCACCGTGATCCTTCCCGTCCGCCGCTGGCACGAGGGCGGCCGCGAGCAGTGGCAGCGCGCGGAAGAGCTCGGATTCCACACCGCCTACACCTACGATCACCTGTCCTGGCGGTCCTTCCGCGAGCAGGCATGGTTCGGCGCGATACCGACCCTGACCGCGGCCGCGGCGGCCACCTCGCGGCTGCGCCTGGGCACGCTGGTGACCTCGCCCAACTTCCGGCACCCGGTCACCCTCGCCAAGGAACTGATCACCCTCGACGACATCTCCGGCGGCCGGATCACCCTCGGTATCGGCGCCGGCGGCAACGGCTTCGATGCCACCGCGCTCGGCCAGGAGCCCTGGACACCGCGCGAACGGGCGGACCGCTTCGGCGAGTTCGTGCCGCTGCTCGACCGACTGCTCACCGAGGGTGCCGTCTCCCACGAAGGCACGCACTACTCGGCCGACGAAGCGCGCAACATCCCCGGCTGTGCGCAGCGCCCCCGTCTCCCCTTCGCCGTCGCCGCCACCGGTCCGCGCGGGCTGCGGCTCGCCGCGCGCCACGGCCAGGCATGGGTGACGACCGGCGACCCCAAGATCTCCGCGACCGGCACTCCCGAGGACTCCGTGGAGGCGCTCCGCGGCCAGCTGGAGAAGCTGGAAAAGGCGTGCTCGGACGTCGGCCGGGACAGCGCGGAGCTGGACAGGATCCTGCTCACCGGCTTCACCCCGGACGGCGGCCGCCCGCTGGAGTCGCTGGACGCGTTCGTGGACTTCGCGGGCCGGCACCGTGCGCTCGGCTTCACCGAGATCGTCATCCACGCACCGATACCGGACTCCGTGTTCGCCGCGGACCAGAAGGTCTTCGAGCGGATCGCCACCGAGGCTCTGTCCCAGCTCGGGTGA